The genomic interval CATGCCGTAGCGGGAATCGCGCTGGCCGCTATGGCCGAGGATATAGCCGCCCGGCAGAATTTTATTGGGGAAACCGTGCAACCCCTCCCACAGACGCAGTTCGTTGCCGTTCATGTCGATCAGCGCCGCGCCGGTTTCCAACGCCTGAAAAACCGTATAGCCGCCCCAGGCTTTGTCCGGGTTATAGAGGGTGGTTCCAGTGGGATAAACGGAAGGATGTCCCATGTGTCGCTCCATTCAGAAAGTCGTGTCGATGCAATGTCGTGCGGCGCCAACGCGATGGTTTCGGCTGCGCCGGCGACATCAAATAACGGACGCCGATTGCGTCTCCTGCTGTGTCAGCAGCGCCAGCAGTTCGCTGCACTGTTGGTGAAAGGCCTGACTGTCGCGCCGGCGTGGGTGAGGCAGGTCGATGGCGGCGATATGACGTAGCCGTCCGGGGCGCGGCGCCAGCACCAGTATGCGGTCGGCCAGATAGACCGCTTCTTCCACGTCATGCGTCACCAACAGGGTGGTGGTGCCTTCCTGCTGGTGGATACGCCGCAACTCCTGTTGCATTTGCTGACGGGTCAGCGCGTCGAGGGCGCCGAACGGTTCGTCCAGCATCAGGATGCGCGGGTTGGCCACCAGCCCGCGGGCGATCGCTACCCGTTGGGCCATACCGCCGGACAGTTGGGCGGGCAGGGCGTCGGCGAAGGCTTCCAGCCCGACCAGTTTCAGAAAGCGATCCACCTGAGCGTCACGTTCGCTGCGGCGCAGCTTTTCGCTGGCTAACCCCAGGGCGATGTTATGCCGCACCGATAACCAGGGAAACAGTCGCGGTTCCTGAAAGACCATGCCCCGAT from Musicola paradisiaca NCPPB 2511 carries:
- a CDS encoding ABC transporter ATP-binding protein encodes the protein MTTSSSRPVVEFSHLKKQFSVGGAPLTVIDDLSLSIYSGELVAIVGSSGCGKSTLLRLLAGLDNQFQGRILVDGMPVHGIGGDRGMVFQEPRLFPWLSVRHNIALGLASEKLRRSERDAQVDRFLKLVGLEAFADALPAQLSGGMAQRVAIARGLVANPRILMLDEPFGALDALTRQQMQQELRRIHQQEGTTTLLVTHDVEEAVYLADRILVLAPRPGRLRHIAAIDLPHPRRRDSQAFHQQCSELLALLTQQETQSASVI